The Deinococcus roseus genome includes the window GGTTCCTTCAGGAAGGATTCAGTTCCTTGCAAGACCAAAAAGCGTACCATGGAGTCACTGTGACTGTGTACTTCAGCAAGCCCGAAGCCATTGACCTGGAAAAACACCTGGCAACCCTCAGGGAAGCGCCCCTCAGCTTCCCCAGCCTGGAATACGCCAGGGAGCACTACCAGCGGGATTTCGTGGAGTTCAAGGTCGGACAGGGCGATGCTGCCTTCAAAAGGGCCAAGGTGTCCTTGCAGGCCTGGAGCCAGTTCAATCTGGGCTGGACTTTTGCTGTGCCACAAGGCCGCAGGCTGGCGGTGTGCATCAATGTGCTGGGCTTCTGGGTGATGGCCCCCCACCGCATGATGGACCTGCGAGAATCCCCCAGGTATTACCGGGCGGTGCTGGGCACCCTCAAAGGCAACCCCCTTTCTGGTGTGGAGGTCTTTGAAGTCAGCCTCAGCCCCTTCAACGAAGTGATGGTGCGCATCGAAAGTTTTGCTGAACCCCAGGGCCTCTACAAGATTTTTGGCTGGTGGGTGCGCAAATGGCAACTGCGGATTTTTCAATCTTTCCAGGCCAGAATGACCACCAGTACAGTTCACTGATGACCTCACCGCAGAAAAAACGCCCTGTGGGGCGTTTTTTCTGCGGTGAGGTCAGGTCAACTCACTGCTTTTTCGCGGTGGTCAGGCTCTTGAGGTCCAGCAGGTATCCCCCGTTGGAAGGCACCATGATGGTCTGGATGCTGGGAGAGAGCTTCTCCGCCATGGTGAGCTGGATGATCTCCGGGTTCTCTTTGAGGGCTTTTCCGCGCAGGCTGAGGGCTTTGGCTTCCCCTTCAGCACGGGCCACTGCAGCTTTGGCTTCCCCCTCGGCTTCAATGACTTTGCGCTGGGCCGAGATTTCAGATTGCTGCTTGCGGTTTCGTTCAATGGCCACCTGCTGCTCTGCAGTCTGTTTCTCTTCAATGACCTTGGCCACCGATTCTGGAATGCGCAATTCACGCAGCAGCACGTTGCGCAGCTCAATGTGGTTTTTTTCAAATTCTTTGCTGAGGCGCTCGGTGATCAGGGCTTCAAGCTGGGTGCGCTGGGTGGAAATCAAATCTGCAGCATTGAATTGCCCAACGGCATCCCGCACTTTGGAGCGCACCTGGGGTCGGATTGCAGTTTCAATGTAATTTGGGCCCAGTTCCTTGTGCATTTTTGCAGCTTCACTGGCAATGAGGCTGAACTGCACCGTGATGTCTGACGCGATTTCCAGTCCTTCCTTGCTGCGGGCGTGGATGCTCTCATCCACATTGGAGCCACCCTCACCCAGTCTGGAGAGGGTGATCTCCTGCAAACGGGCCTCGTAGACGGTCACACGTTCCACTCCGGGCAGCACAAAGTGGTAGCCCTCGGTCATCACGCCTTCTTTGACCCCTCCGAAGATGTTGAACACCACCCCCACACTTCCTGCAGGAATGATCACAAAGGCCCCAGAAAGGGCCGTTCCCAGCAAACCCACTGCCACCAGGGCAATGGCCGGTGTCCGAAAAGCCTTCTGCTTGGGGTTGGCACTCAGCACCAGCAACACAATGCCTGCCAGAATGACCAGCACGAAAATGGGCATATTTCAATTCCCTCCCTCAAAGCCTGTGGCTCTGTGTCCTCAGGGCTTCCTGTCCTCATGTACGGCTCATGGCGCTTATCCGTTCCATTGTGACACGGGAATCGGGTTTCAGGGACGATGTGGGCACAGACGGGGAGAAGACCGGGGGCACAGAGCCGAGAACAAGAAAGTCTCCACCTGGAAATGGAATCCATCCCATCTCAACTTTAAAGTGTTGCTTTAAAGTGTTGCTTTGAAGTGTTGCTTTGAAGTGTTGAGGAACGAAACCCCTTTTGGCCCTCCCCTGTGAACTGTCTTGCTCTGACTGCGTGCTCACGGGACGGCCCGTTTCGCGCTGAGCGCTGAAAATTGTGAACTGAAAACTGTGAACTGAAACTTTCAAAGAACCACAATGCCGTGGTGTTTGGCTTTGCTTTCGGGCTCCACATGGATGCTGATTTCCACCTCGTGAAGGGTGGTTTTGAGGGCTTCCTCAATGCGGTCACAGATGGAGTGGGCTTCTTCCACGGTCATGCGGCCTGGGACCACCAGATGGAATTCAATGAAGGTGATGCGTCCGGCGTGTCTGGCCCTCAGGTCGTGGGCTTCCAGGGCACCTTCGGCATATTCTCCCACCAGGTTGCGCACCTGTTCCAGCAGTTCGGCCCTGGGGGCAGCGTCCATCAGGCCTCCCACGCTTTCTTTCATCAATTGCCAGCCGGTCCACAGGATATTAAAGGCCACCAGCATGGCAATCAGGGGGTCCAGAAGTTTGATGCCAGTCAGGCCTGCCAGAATCACACCCAGCAACACCCCCACCGAGGTGACCACATCTGTCATGACGTGTTTCCCATCTGCAGTGAGGGCTGGGGAACGCAGGGCACGTCCGGTGCGGATCAGCAGCGAACCCAGGAAACCATTCAGGCCAGAAGCCACCAGTGAAATGATCACCCCCACATTGAGGCCCTGCAGTTCGTGGGGATTGCGAAACCCTTTGTAGGCTTCCTGGAAAATGGTGATGGCTGCGAAAAGGATCAGAACCCCTTCCAGGACTGCACTGAAGTATTCGGCTTTGGTGTGTCCGTAAGGGTGGTTGGGGTCTGCAGGCAGGGCGGCCACCCGCAGGGCAATCAGGGCTGCACCAGCGGCCACAATGTTGACGATGCTTTCCAGGGCATCTGAATACAGCGCCACCGAGCCCGTGAAGTGGTAGGCCAGGTACTTCAGCACAAAGACCAGAATCCCGACCATCAGGCTGAGGAGGGCGGCTTGGGGAGGCGTCATGGTTTCATTCTATATGGCATTTTTGGAGGGTTTTTTGCTTTTGGTGCTTTCTGGGACAGCAAACAGACCTGCTTTTTAAGTGTGCCTAAAGGTACTGTTTGCAAACCAT containing:
- a CDS encoding DUF1990 family protein produces the protein MTVYFSKPEAIDLEKHLATLREAPLSFPSLEYAREHYQRDFVEFKVGQGDAAFKRAKVSLQAWSQFNLGWTFAVPQGRRLAVCINVLGFWVMAPHRMMDLRESPRYYRAVLGTLKGNPLSGVEVFEVSLSPFNEVMVRIESFAEPQGLYKIFGWWVRKWQLRIFQSFQARMTTSTVH
- a CDS encoding cation diffusion facilitator family transporter, whose protein sequence is MTPPQAALLSLMVGILVFVLKYLAYHFTGSVALYSDALESIVNIVAAGAALIALRVAALPADPNHPYGHTKAEYFSAVLEGVLILFAAITIFQEAYKGFRNPHELQGLNVGVIISLVASGLNGFLGSLLIRTGRALRSPALTADGKHVMTDVVTSVGVLLGVILAGLTGIKLLDPLIAMLVAFNILWTGWQLMKESVGGLMDAAPRAELLEQVRNLVGEYAEGALEAHDLRARHAGRITFIEFHLVVPGRMTVEEAHSICDRIEEALKTTLHEVEISIHVEPESKAKHHGIVVL
- a CDS encoding prohibitin family protein; amino-acid sequence: MPIFVLVILAGIVLLVLSANPKQKAFRTPAIALVAVGLLGTALSGAFVIIPAGSVGVVFNIFGGVKEGVMTEGYHFVLPGVERVTVYEARLQEITLSRLGEGGSNVDESIHARSKEGLEIASDITVQFSLIASEAAKMHKELGPNYIETAIRPQVRSKVRDAVGQFNAADLISTQRTQLEALITERLSKEFEKNHIELRNVLLRELRIPESVAKVIEEKQTAEQQVAIERNRKQQSEISAQRKVIEAEGEAKAAVARAEGEAKALSLRGKALKENPEIIQLTMAEKLSPSIQTIMVPSNGGYLLDLKSLTTAKKQ